A stretch of the Myripristis murdjan chromosome 24, fMyrMur1.1, whole genome shotgun sequence genome encodes the following:
- the lratd1 gene encoding protein LRATD1, with protein MGNQLDRITHLNYSELPTGDPSGLEKDELRVGVAYFFSDEEEEVDDRTPSDCGFTTDHSPAEEGPFVVSEVEYSAFCSQECIFSKLRENEDLNVYSAKTLMTMCKPGDLLELVGTAQAPHWVIYEQDDQVIHLHKGEIRKDSLLEISNGRHGRIVNNRYRYRPLPADLVMQNAAGHLGLSSREICWTNSESFAAWCRFGKREFKAGGEAHSAEQQYFLKVHLSGSGVHTLVFRSLEDMIRERRRVDASGILKELSLVNGGKE; from the coding sequence ATGGGAAATCAACTGGATCGGATCACCCACCTGAACTACAGCGAGCTGCCCACGGGGGATCCGTCCGGGCTGGAAAAGGACGAGCTTCGGGTCGGCGTTGCCTACTTCTTCTctgacgaagaggaggaggtggacgaCCGCACTCCGTCCGACTGCGGCTTCACCACGGACCACAGCCCGGCTGAGGAGGGACCCTTCGTGGTCAGTGAGGTGGAATATTCCGCCTTCTGCTCCCAGGAATGTATCTTCTCCAAGCTCCGGGAGAACGAGGACCTGAATGTGTACTCGGCCAAAACTTTGATGACTATGTGCAAACCGGGGGACCTGCTGGAGCTGGTGGGCACAGCGCAAGCCCCCCATTGGGTTATCTACGAGCAGGACGACCAAGTGATTCATCTGCACAAGGGGGAGATCCGCAAGGACAGCCTGCTCGAAATCAGTAACGGCCGCCACGGGAGGATAGTTAACAACCGGTACCGGTACCGACCGCTTCCCGCTGACCTGGTGATGCAGAACGCAGCGGGACACCTGGGCCTGAGCAGCAGGGAGATATGCTGGACCAACTCGGAAAGTTTCGCAGCCTGGTGCCGCTTTGGGAAACGAGAGTTCAAAGCCGGAGGAGAGGCGcactcagcagagcagcagtaTTTCCTCAAAGTGCATCTGTCCGGCAGCGGGGTGCACACTCTGGTCTTTCGCAGCCTAGAGGACATGATCCGGGAGAGAAGGCGAGTGGACGCCAGTGGAATTCTCAAAGAGCTGTCTTTGGTTAACGGGGGTAAGGAGTGA